The following are encoded together in the Streptomyces tsukubensis genome:
- a CDS encoding ROK family protein has translation MAERNTRTVRDLRRGNRTAVLQRLYFDGPMSRQALVPSTGLSSGSISNVVSELTSDGLLEEAGVVESDGGRPRTLLRVAPSAGYLIGVDVGETKVRIELFDLGMTELARREQPITQPGYDVDLIVRFIGDGIATVLDEAAVPADRLLGVGVGVPGIVERTGPEGAVVHGQTIGWDAVPLEALIRQVAELPPAVGFFINNGAKAMGQAEMWFGGGRGASDAVIVLFGSGVGACIVTGGAIHGGTHGSAGEWGHLTVSVRGRQCRCGALGCLEAYAGSEALLERWQEAGGVLPGGGGEEAGVTALLDAAAPKDGRPADPVAVAVLDETAEYLGAGISGLINLFSPERVLIGGWAGLQLGPHILDAVRRYAVGYSLRHPAAQVTIGMGRLGPDAVTVGAATLALADFFARGGRKARPSSEEGRQVTEPPSWHTVLDWRTPQ, from the coding sequence ATGGCTGAGCGGAACACACGGACCGTGCGTGACCTGCGCAGGGGTAACCGCACCGCGGTTTTGCAACGGTTGTATTTCGACGGGCCGATGAGCCGTCAGGCGCTCGTTCCCTCAACCGGGTTGAGTTCAGGCTCTATCAGCAACGTCGTCTCCGAACTCACCTCGGACGGACTGCTGGAGGAGGCCGGGGTCGTCGAGTCCGACGGCGGGAGGCCGAGGACGCTGCTGAGGGTCGCCCCCTCGGCCGGCTACCTGATCGGCGTCGACGTGGGCGAGACGAAGGTGAGGATCGAACTCTTCGACCTGGGGATGACCGAACTCGCCCGCAGGGAACAGCCGATCACCCAGCCGGGTTACGACGTGGACCTCATCGTCCGGTTCATCGGTGACGGGATCGCGACCGTGCTCGACGAGGCCGCCGTCCCCGCCGATCGGCTGCTCGGCGTCGGCGTCGGGGTGCCAGGCATCGTCGAACGCACGGGCCCCGAGGGGGCGGTGGTGCACGGCCAGACGATCGGCTGGGACGCTGTTCCGCTGGAGGCACTGATCCGGCAGGTCGCCGAACTCCCCCCGGCGGTCGGCTTCTTCATCAACAACGGCGCGAAGGCGATGGGTCAGGCGGAGATGTGGTTCGGTGGGGGGCGCGGCGCGAGCGACGCCGTGATCGTCCTCTTCGGATCAGGTGTGGGCGCCTGCATCGTCACCGGGGGCGCCATCCACGGCGGTACGCACGGCAGCGCCGGTGAATGGGGCCATCTCACCGTCAGTGTCCGCGGCCGGCAGTGCCGTTGTGGCGCGCTGGGCTGTCTGGAGGCCTACGCGGGGTCCGAAGCCCTGCTTGAACGGTGGCAGGAGGCAGGTGGCGTCCTGCCCGGGGGTGGAGGCGAGGAGGCCGGTGTGACGGCACTTCTCGACGCGGCGGCCCCGAAGGACGGACGACCGGCCGACCCGGTGGCGGTGGCCGTGCTGGACGAGACGGCCGAGTACCTGGGCGCGGGCATCTCGGGGCTGATCAATCTCTTCAGCCCCGAACGCGTACTCATCGGCGGATGGGCGGGTCTCCAGCTCGGCCCGCACATCCTGGACGCCGTCCGCCGTTACGCGGTCGGCTACTCCCTGCGTCACCCGGCGGCCCAGGTCACCATCGGCATGGGGCGGCTGGGCCCCGACGCGGTCACGGTCGGAGCCGCCACGCTGGCCCTCGCGGACTTCTTCGCCCGCGGCGGCAGAAAGGCCCGTCCGTCGAGCGAAGAGGGCCGTCAGGTCACGGAGCCACCCAGCTGGCACACGGTCCTCGACTGGAGGACTCCGCAGTGA
- a CDS encoding 2'-5' RNA ligase family protein — protein sequence MTPRKPPPKPKPKPKPKPKPKPGPGPAGRGGGEAEGPVDGRTSAEREHASDGGWPDLPGDTALTIGVPEADPLVTAGFPAHVTVIYPFLHESVIDDEVHRRLLGLFGAHAPFELSLARFTRYPGVLLLAPEPAAPIRALTAELRECWPDVVPYRGIFGDEGLDPHLTLANNEGPGTCDAAYDLLEAAYAPSLPITARVAEVHLIVRAGGRWRDRTAYPLGTADAARDGRGQQSRPGAGRLRRAP from the coding sequence GTGACACCGAGAAAACCTCCGCCGAAGCCGAAGCCGAAGCCGAAGCCGAAGCCGAAGCCCAAGCCGGGACCAGGACCGGCCGGTCGCGGAGGTGGTGAAGCGGAGGGACCTGTCGACGGCCGGACGTCCGCCGAGCGCGAGCACGCCTCCGACGGTGGGTGGCCGGACCTGCCCGGGGACACCGCCCTGACCATTGGAGTGCCCGAGGCGGACCCCCTCGTCACCGCCGGGTTTCCCGCCCACGTCACCGTGATCTACCCCTTCCTGCACGAGAGCGTCATCGACGACGAGGTCCACCGGCGGCTGCTCGGACTGTTCGGCGCTCACGCCCCCTTCGAGCTGTCGCTCGCACGCTTCACCCGTTACCCGGGTGTCCTGCTGCTGGCCCCCGAACCCGCCGCGCCGATACGGGCCCTCACAGCGGAGCTGAGGGAGTGCTGGCCCGACGTGGTGCCCTACCGAGGCATCTTCGGCGACGAGGGACTCGATCCGCATCTCACGCTCGCCAACAACGAGGGCCCGGGCACCTGCGACGCCGCCTACGACCTGCTGGAGGCGGCCTACGCCCCCTCGCTGCCGATCACCGCTCGGGTGGCGGAGGTCCACCTGATCGTGCGTGCCGGCGGACGGTGGCGTGACCGCACGGCGTATCCCCTGGGCACTGCCGACGCCGCGAGGGACGGCCGAGGGCAGCAGAGCCGCCCGGGTGCGGGGCGACTGCGGCGCGCCCCCTGA
- a CDS encoding LacI family DNA-binding transcriptional regulator produces the protein MSREVQAQAVAPTLEDVARVAGVSRATVSRVINGVRNVDPAIQESVRQAVAATGYTPNRAARSLVTRRAETIALVVSGAGGESEAEQRAFAARVFADPFFGRVVAGIVGYLRPRSMHPVLMFAETSADRDQVVAYVRQGSADGALVVSTHAGDPLPAMLAAAGLPAVLFARPGRPVPISYVDLAHQDGARLAAERLLERGCRRVASITGPLDVVAGQDRLAGFRDAMARRGHPYVPVAEGGFTLESGEAAMAGLLAEHPDLDGVFAANDLMAQGACLVLREHGRRVPDDVAVIGFDDSSAALASRPQLTTVRQPVEDMAGEMARLLHEHIEGRGGDVRSVIFEPELVVRESA, from the coding sequence ATGAGCAGAGAAGTGCAGGCCCAGGCGGTCGCGCCCACGTTGGAGGACGTGGCGCGGGTCGCCGGGGTTTCGCGCGCCACGGTCTCCCGGGTCATCAACGGCGTACGGAATGTGGACCCCGCCATCCAGGAGTCCGTACGGCAGGCCGTGGCCGCCACGGGATACACACCCAACCGTGCCGCGCGCTCCCTGGTGACGCGGCGCGCCGAGACCATCGCACTGGTGGTGTCCGGGGCGGGCGGAGAGTCGGAGGCGGAGCAACGGGCTTTCGCCGCAAGGGTGTTCGCCGACCCGTTCTTCGGCAGGGTGGTCGCGGGGATCGTGGGATATCTGCGCCCCAGGTCGATGCACCCGGTACTGATGTTCGCCGAGACCTCCGCCGACCGCGACCAGGTGGTGGCTTATGTGCGGCAGGGAAGCGCCGACGGCGCCCTGGTCGTCTCCACCCACGCGGGGGACCCGCTGCCCGCGATGCTCGCGGCGGCGGGACTGCCCGCGGTGCTCTTCGCCCGCCCCGGGCGGCCGGTGCCCATCAGCTATGTGGACCTCGCCCACCAGGACGGCGCGCGGCTCGCCGCGGAGCGGCTGCTGGAGCGCGGGTGCCGCCGTGTCGCCTCCATCACGGGCCCCCTCGACGTCGTCGCGGGCCAGGACCGCCTCGCGGGTTTCCGGGACGCCATGGCGCGCAGGGGCCACCCGTACGTACCGGTCGCCGAGGGCGGTTTCACCCTGGAGAGCGGGGAGGCCGCGATGGCCGGGCTGCTCGCCGAACACCCCGACCTGGACGGGGTGTTCGCGGCCAACGACCTCATGGCACAGGGGGCCTGTCTCGTTCTGCGCGAGCACGGCAGGCGGGTCCCTGACGACGTGGCCGTGATCGGCTTCGACGACAGCAGCGCCGCTCTCGCGAGCCGCCCCCAGCTGACCACCGTCCGGCAGCCTGTCGAGGACATGGCGGGGGAGATGGCGCGGCTGCTGCACGAACACATCGAGGGCCGCGGCGGCGATGTGCGGTCCGTCATCTTCGAACCCGAGCTGGTGGTGCGGGAGTCCGCCTGA
- a CDS encoding amidohydrolase, whose amino-acid sequence MHHKPSDLDSGLLTRLTELYKDLHRHPELSGDEVRTAAALARALEPLGYEVTTEVGGHGIVAVLRNGPGPTVMLRADIDALPVQERTGLPYASEEQATAPDGTTVPVMHACGHDMHATCLIGAAHLLDAGKDSWSGTLLLVLQPAEELITGARAMVDDGLFERFPKPDIVLGQHVGPLPAGMVGYREGEMMAGVDSASITLHGRGGHGARPETTIDPVLLAASVVVRLQGIVSREVPPQETAVLTVGKLQAGTKDNIVPDRAEIGLTVRTYSENARNIIRAAVERVVNAEAAASASPVPPTIEWTMSAPVLVSDVEATRTTVAALTRRLGAERLFPMPLVTASEDVGVFGREAGVPTVFWFWGGLDHDTVVDAMASGTHETLPGNHSPEFAPVLEPTLETGVEALVTGALAWLGE is encoded by the coding sequence ATGCACCACAAACCGAGCGACCTCGACAGTGGCCTGCTGACCCGGCTGACCGAGCTCTACAAGGACCTGCACCGCCATCCGGAACTCTCGGGCGACGAGGTGCGCACCGCGGCGGCGCTCGCGCGGGCGCTGGAACCGCTCGGCTACGAGGTGACCACGGAGGTGGGAGGCCACGGCATCGTCGCGGTCCTGCGCAACGGGCCTGGGCCCACCGTCATGCTCCGCGCCGACATCGACGCGCTGCCCGTCCAGGAGCGCACGGGACTGCCGTACGCGAGCGAGGAGCAAGCCACCGCCCCCGACGGGACCACCGTCCCCGTGATGCACGCCTGCGGCCACGACATGCACGCCACCTGCCTGATCGGCGCGGCTCATCTGCTCGACGCCGGAAAGGATTCCTGGTCGGGCACGCTGCTGCTGGTCCTCCAGCCCGCCGAGGAACTGATCACCGGCGCACGGGCCATGGTCGACGACGGGCTGTTCGAGAGGTTCCCCAAGCCCGACATCGTGCTCGGGCAGCACGTGGGGCCGCTCCCCGCCGGAATGGTGGGATACCGCGAGGGCGAGATGATGGCCGGGGTGGATTCGGCGTCGATCACTCTCCACGGACGTGGGGGCCACGGAGCACGGCCGGAGACGACCATCGATCCGGTGCTGCTCGCCGCGTCCGTCGTCGTACGGCTCCAGGGGATCGTCTCCCGCGAGGTCCCGCCGCAGGAGACGGCGGTACTCACCGTGGGCAAGCTCCAGGCCGGCACCAAGGACAACATCGTGCCGGACAGAGCGGAGATCGGGCTCACCGTACGCACCTACTCCGAGAACGCCAGGAACATCATCAGGGCGGCGGTGGAACGCGTCGTCAACGCGGAGGCCGCGGCGAGCGCGAGCCCCGTGCCGCCCACGATCGAGTGGACGATGAGTGCCCCGGTACTGGTGAGTGATGTCGAGGCCACCAGGACGACGGTGGCGGCACTGACCCGGCGGTTGGGCGCCGAGCGGCTCTTCCCGATGCCCCTGGTGACGGCCAGCGAGGATGTCGGCGTCTTCGGACGGGAGGCCGGGGTACCGACCGTCTTCTGGTTCTGGGGCGGCCTCGACCACGACACAGTGGTCGACGCGATGGCCTCGGGCACGCACGAGACCCTGCCGGGCAACCACTCCCCCGAGTTCGCCCCCGTACTCGAACCGACGCTGGAGACCGGGGTCGAGGCCCTGGTCACGGGGGCGCTCGCCTGGCTCGGCGAGTGA
- a CDS encoding COX15/CtaA family protein, with translation MRTPFSWLAARYSLGPRAVRVAAVASVVASIGIIVTGGVVRVTGSGLGCPEWPTCEGENLAPTAEMGVHGAIEFGNRLLTGAICVVVGWLIVTARLQRTPARSVLRGAWAQFWVVVLNAVVGGVAVWMRLSPWVVAAHFLAAMLLLTTAVFTWDRTRPPAGPTPPLPPRETATATGLLWVTGAVAVLGTLVTGSGPHAGDSSDVHRMPFDWTVVTVVHGVLAAVALSLIGLLLHRLDRSHPGPARRRTAALLLVVLAQSLIGLFQSLTDLPGLAVVLHMLGAALVWSGALRVFLATRDSAPTGPYEVGAPPPRALARS, from the coding sequence GTGCGCACACCATTCTCCTGGCTGGCCGCAAGGTACTCGCTCGGCCCACGCGCTGTCCGCGTCGCGGCGGTGGCCTCGGTGGTGGCGAGCATCGGCATCATCGTCACCGGGGGCGTCGTCCGGGTCACGGGATCCGGGCTCGGCTGCCCCGAGTGGCCCACTTGCGAAGGGGAGAACCTGGCGCCCACCGCCGAGATGGGGGTGCACGGGGCGATCGAGTTCGGCAACAGACTGCTGACCGGCGCCATCTGTGTCGTCGTCGGCTGGCTCATCGTCACGGCCCGGCTCCAGCGCACACCGGCACGGTCGGTACTGCGCGGGGCATGGGCCCAATTCTGGGTGGTCGTGCTCAACGCGGTGGTCGGTGGAGTCGCCGTGTGGATGAGGCTCAGCCCCTGGGTGGTGGCCGCGCACTTCCTCGCGGCGATGCTGCTGCTCACCACCGCCGTGTTCACCTGGGACAGGACCCGGCCGCCCGCCGGCCCCACGCCGCCGTTGCCGCCACGCGAGACCGCTACGGCCACCGGACTGCTCTGGGTGACGGGGGCCGTCGCCGTCCTGGGCACGCTCGTCACCGGGTCGGGTCCGCACGCGGGTGACTCCTCCGACGTCCACCGCATGCCGTTCGACTGGACCGTGGTGACCGTCGTCCACGGGGTACTGGCCGCGGTGGCCCTCTCACTCATCGGGCTGCTCCTTCACCGGCTGGACAGAAGCCACCCGGGCCCCGCCCGGAGGAGGACGGCCGCTCTCCTCCTCGTCGTCCTCGCCCAGAGCCTGATCGGACTGTTCCAGTCGCTGACCGACCTGCCGGGGCTCGCCGTCGTCCTGCACATGCTCGGAGCGGCGCTCGTCTGGTCGGGCGCCCTCAGGGTCTTCCTCGCCACCCGCGACTCCGCCCCCACGGGGCCGTACGAGGTGGGGGCCCCTCCTCCACGGGCGCTCGCCCGCAGCTGA
- a CDS encoding NAD(P)/FAD-dependent oxidoreductase, protein MARPRILVVGGGFAGVECVRRLERRIPAGAAEIALVAPFSYQLYLPLLPQVASGVLTPQSIAVSLRRSQKHRTRIIPGGAIGVDAKAKVCVIRKITGEIVNERYDKIVLTPGSITRTFDIPGLAENARGMKTLAEAAYIRDHVISQLDLADASRDEEERASRLQFVVVGGGYAGTETAACLQRLTTNALTHYPRLDPKLIKWHLIDIAPKLMPELGDELGHDAMDMLEKRGIEVSLGVSIAEAGPDMVTFTDGRKLPCRTLIWTAGVAASPLVATLEAETVRGRLAVTPEMTVPGYDGVFALGDAAAVPDLVKGGDAVCPPTAQHAMRQGRKAADNVIATLLGRPLQQYRHRDLGLVVDLGGKDAVSRPLGLQLKGISAQVVARGYHWSALRTNVAKTRVLTNWTLNAVAGDDFVRTGFQSQKPATLRDFEYTDAYLTPQQVREHTAALSVKV, encoded by the coding sequence GTGGCACGACCCAGGATTCTCGTGGTGGGTGGCGGCTTCGCCGGAGTGGAGTGCGTCCGGCGGCTGGAGCGCAGGATTCCAGCGGGGGCGGCCGAGATCGCGCTGGTCGCGCCGTTCTCCTATCAGCTCTATCTGCCGCTCCTGCCCCAGGTGGCTTCCGGGGTGCTCACCCCGCAGTCCATCGCCGTCTCACTGCGCCGCAGCCAGAAGCACCGCACCAGGATCATCCCCGGCGGGGCCATCGGAGTCGACGCGAAGGCCAAGGTCTGCGTCATCCGCAAGATCACCGGTGAGATCGTCAACGAGCGCTACGACAAGATCGTGCTCACCCCCGGGAGCATCACAAGGACTTTCGACATCCCCGGCCTCGCCGAGAACGCCCGAGGCATGAAGACACTCGCGGAGGCCGCGTACATCCGCGACCACGTGATCTCCCAGCTCGACCTGGCGGACGCCAGCAGGGACGAGGAGGAACGGGCGTCGCGGCTCCAGTTCGTCGTGGTCGGCGGCGGCTACGCGGGCACCGAGACCGCCGCCTGCCTCCAGCGGCTCACCACCAACGCCCTCACGCACTACCCGCGCCTCGACCCCAAGCTGATCAAGTGGCACCTCATCGACATCGCGCCGAAGCTCATGCCGGAACTAGGCGACGAACTCGGCCACGACGCGATGGACATGCTGGAGAAACGCGGCATCGAGGTGTCGCTCGGGGTGTCGATCGCGGAGGCGGGGCCGGACATGGTCACCTTCACCGACGGCCGAAAGCTGCCTTGCAGGACCCTCATCTGGACGGCGGGCGTCGCGGCGAGCCCGCTGGTCGCGACCTTGGAGGCCGAGACCGTACGCGGACGTCTCGCCGTCACGCCCGAGATGACGGTGCCCGGTTACGACGGTGTCTTCGCCCTCGGTGACGCCGCGGCGGTGCCCGATCTGGTCAAGGGCGGAGACGCCGTCTGCCCGCCCACCGCGCAGCACGCCATGCGCCAGGGCCGCAAGGCCGCTGACAACGTCATCGCGACCCTGCTCGGCCGCCCACTCCAGCAGTACCGGCACAGGGACCTGGGCCTCGTGGTCGACCTGGGAGGCAAGGACGCCGTCTCCAGGCCGCTCGGACTGCAACTCAAGGGGATCAGCGCTCAGGTGGTGGCACGCGGCTACCACTGGTCCGCGCTGCGCACCAACGTCGCCAAGACCCGCGTTCTCACCAACTGGACGCTGAACGCCGTCGCCGGAGACGACTTCGTACGCACCGGATTCCAGTCCCAGAAACCGGCCACGCTGCGGGACTTCGAGTACACGGACGCCTACCTCACCCCGCAGCAGGTCCGCGAGCACACCGCCGCGCTCTCCGTCAAGGTCTGA
- a CDS encoding acyl-CoA thioesterase, giving the protein MPIRPAATRPIQEDPDGLTGKTSEDSHVLLAHIMSEHDTNLYGSIHGGVVMKLMDDAAAAAAGRHADGPAVTVSVNRMTFLAPVKAGDLLTVRARLARAGRTSMDVDVRVTAERWNSAGPVTEVSTAHLTFVAVDAEGKPRVVPPLL; this is encoded by the coding sequence GTGCCCATACGGCCTGCCGCGACGCGGCCGATCCAGGAGGATCCCGACGGTCTCACAGGGAAGACGTCCGAGGACTCACATGTGCTGCTCGCCCACATCATGAGCGAGCACGACACCAATCTGTACGGCAGCATCCATGGTGGTGTCGTCATGAAGCTGATGGACGACGCGGCCGCCGCTGCCGCGGGGCGCCACGCGGACGGCCCCGCCGTCACCGTGTCGGTGAACCGGATGACGTTCCTCGCACCGGTGAAGGCGGGCGACCTGCTGACCGTCCGCGCGCGGCTCGCACGCGCGGGGCGCACCTCGATGGATGTCGATGTCCGCGTCACCGCGGAGCGGTGGAACTCCGCGGGCCCCGTCACCGAGGTGTCCACCGCCCATCTGACGTTCGTGGCCGTGGACGCGGAGGGCAAGCCGCGCGTGGTCCCGCCGCTGCTCTGA